One window of the Candidatus Nealsonbacteria bacterium genome contains the following:
- a CDS encoding DUF87 domain-containing protein codes for MVIFYPLITILILIILGFLFFFLFKKIKKGQILSSLEMVLFSIIMPRYELKKEEQRPREEKAVISQMEQIYVNFLYLRKLGFFERIFRSSPKIALEIASQLGEKDISFYVAVPRYLENAFEKYINGVYPRALVEKIPGDYTIFEPGGVTNGSYLKLKEPAIFPISTYQNLEKDPLSTITNALTKIEADEGAAIQIIIKPTKTLKKTGNKILNKIKEGKSIETALLEASRLPIFEFFLDLINVFISKPKEKKEGIMEDKKVDEKVIQAIQQKIQKPVFEANIRLVTSAQTKERAEEILEHLQGAFNQFSLFGMNSFEPKRIKTKNLKKFVFDFSFRNFNPAQKNILNIEELASIYHFPSSQTETPHLKMAKSGFAPPPVELPEKGVNLIGKITFRGEEKKVYFASRDDRRRHSYIIGQTGTGKSTLLREMIRQDIESGQGVGVIDPHGELIEATLANIPEERIEDVILFEPFDFQRPMGLNMLEYDSPEQKDFAVQEMIAIFYKLFPPEFMGPMFEHYMRNAM; via the coding sequence ATGGTAATTTTTTATCCATTGATTACCATCCTGATTTTAATTATCCTGGGATTTTTGTTTTTTTTCTTATTTAAAAAAATAAAAAAGGGTCAAATTTTGAGCAGTTTGGAAATGGTTCTTTTTTCAATAATAATGCCAAGATATGAGTTAAAAAAAGAAGAACAAAGGCCGAGGGAAGAAAAAGCAGTCATCAGCCAAATGGAACAGATTTACGTCAATTTTCTTTATTTGAGAAAACTCGGTTTTTTTGAAAGAATTTTTAGGAGTTCTCCTAAAATTGCCCTGGAAATCGCCTCTCAATTGGGCGAAAAAGATATTTCTTTTTATGTTGCCGTACCCCGCTATTTGGAAAACGCTTTTGAAAAATATATTAATGGCGTTTATCCCCGGGCTTTGGTTGAAAAAATTCCCGGAGATTATACTATTTTTGAACCGGGCGGAGTGACCAATGGCTCTTATTTAAAATTAAAAGAGCCGGCTATTTTTCCGATTAGTACTTATCAAAACTTAGAGAAAGACCCTTTATCAACCATTACCAATGCTTTAACTAAAATTGAAGCGGATGAGGGAGCAGCCATTCAAATAATTATCAAACCGACGAAAACTTTAAAAAAAACCGGCAATAAAATTTTAAATAAAATCAAAGAGGGCAAGTCAATTGAGACCGCTCTTTTAGAGGCCTCCCGTTTGCCGATTTTTGAATTTTTTTTGGATTTAATTAATGTTTTTATTTCAAAGCCAAAAGAAAAAAAAGAAGGAATAATGGAAGACAAAAAAGTTGATGAAAAAGTTATTCAGGCAATCCAACAAAAAATTCAAAAACCTGTTTTTGAAGCCAATATCCGGCTGGTAACTTCAGCTCAAACCAAAGAGAGGGCTGAAGAAATTTTAGAACATTTACAAGGCGCTTTTAATCAGTTTTCTCTTTTTGGAATGAATAGCTTTGAACCGAAAAGAATTAAGACCAAAAATTTAAAAAAATTCGTTTTTGATTTCAGTTTCCGCAATTTTAATCCCGCTCAAAAAAATATCTTAAATATTGAAGAATTGGCCAGTATTTATCATTTTCCAAGTTCCCAGACCGAGACCCCGCATCTTAAAATGGCAAAAAGCGGTTTTGCTCCTCCTCCGGTTGAACTGCCGGAAAAGGGAGTAAATTTAATCGGCAAAATTACCTTTCGGGGAGAAGAAAAAAAAGTTTATTTTGCTTCCCGAGATGACAGAAGAAGGCATTCTTATATTATCGGTCAAACCGGTACCGGTAAATCAACTTTATTAAGAGAGATGATTCGCCAAGACATTGAATCCGGTCAGGGGGTAGGGGTAATTGACCCTCACGGCGAGTTAATTGAAGCGACTTTAGCCAATATTCCAGAAGAAAGAATAGAAGATGTCATTTTATTTGAGCCCTTTGATTTTCAAAGACCGATGGGATTGAATATGCTTGAATACGACAGCCCGGAGCAAAAGGACTTTGCCGTTCAAGAAATGATTGCCATTTTCTATAAACTTTTTCCGCCGGAATTTATGGGTCCGATGTTTGAACACTATATGAGAAATGCCATGTGA
- a CDS encoding TraM recognition domain-containing protein: MLTYVISKIGRFVYNEMMRNIIGQSASGFNLEQIMNEGKIFLANLSKGLTGEVNSSLLGLILVSKMQMAAMKRAKMPEDQRKDFYLYVDEFQNFTTDSVVTILSEARKYRLNLILAHQYIPQLKEEIRNAVLGNVGTIAAFRIGADDAEFLEKQFEPEFSRFDLVNLDNFNLIIKMLINNKVCSPFRFQTVYPQKGKPEIVDLIKEITKLKYGRAREIVELEIIERSKLGNI; encoded by the coding sequence ATGCTGACTTACGTCATCTCAAAAATCGGCCGTTTTGTTTATAATGAAATGATGAGGAATATTATCGGTCAATCGGCTTCCGGTTTCAATTTAGAACAAATTATGAATGAAGGTAAAATTTTTCTGGCTAATCTTTCCAAGGGCTTAACCGGCGAAGTAAACAGTTCTTTATTGGGTTTGATTTTGGTTTCCAAAATGCAAATGGCGGCAATGAAAAGAGCCAAAATGCCGGAAGACCAAAGAAAGGACTTTTATCTTTACGTTGATGAATTTCAAAACTTTACCACCGATTCCGTTGTCACCATTTTATCGGAAGCCAGAAAATACCGGCTCAATTTGATTTTAGCCCATCAATACATTCCCCAATTAAAAGAAGAGATTAGAAATGCGGTTTTGGGCAATGTTGGAACGATTGCCGCTTTCAGAATCGGGGCCGATGACGCTGAATTTTTAGAAAAACAATTTGAACCAGAATTTTCCCGTTTTGATTTGGTTAATTTAGACAACTTTAATTTGATAATCAAGATGTTAATCAATAATAAAGTTTGTTCTCCTTTTCGTTTTCAAACCGTTTATCCGCAAAAAGGAAAACCGGAAATCGTTGACCTTATTAAAGAAATAACAAAGTTAAAATACGGCAGGGCAAGAGAAATAGTTGAGTTGGAAATTATAGAGAGGTCAAAACTCGGCAACATTTAA
- a CDS encoding small multi-drug export protein, giving the protein MNFNIGIEELNTFLIAMTPIGGLQAALPIALTVYNLSILSAYFFSVLGSLVPPIFILLTIGAFSQYLSQKSFFFNRFFQWLFNKTRTNHQKKIEKWKEWTLMIFVVVTGAWTGSLIAFVFNMPTKRALLFITLGVMIAGIIVTIFTLTGLLLYLHFGWQIFLGLLFLIGLILWYFKFKKKSR; this is encoded by the coding sequence ATGAATTTTAATATCGGAATTGAAGAATTAAACACTTTTTTAATTGCCATGACCCCGATTGGTGGGTTGCAAGCCGCTCTGCCGATTGCTCTTACCGTTTATAATTTATCCATTTTATCCGCTTATTTTTTTTCGGTTTTGGGAAGCTTAGTTCCGCCGATTTTTATTTTATTGACCATCGGGGCTTTTTCTCAATATCTTTCTCAAAAGTCCTTTTTCTTTAACCGATTTTTTCAATGGCTTTTTAACAAAACCCGGACCAATCATCAAAAAAAAATAGAAAAATGGAAAGAATGGACTTTAATGATATTTGTGGTCGTTACCGGCGCCTGGACCGGAAGTTTAATTGCTTTTGTTTTTAACATGCCGACAAAAAGAGCCCTTCTTTTCATTACCCTGGGGGTAATGATCGCCGGAATTATTGTTACAATATTTACTTTAACCGGTCTTTTGCTTTATCTTCATTTTGGCTGGCAAATCTTTTTGGGATTATTATTTTTAATTGGCTTAATTTTATGGTATTTTAAATTTAAGAAAAAAAGT